CGGCTACCCCTCCCCATTCCTGGTTAATTATGTGGAGGATTTTCAAACCACTGGGCCAAACCACAACATCATGGGAAATCACCTGAGGTTCAACTTTCCTGAGGTAAGATTCAGAGACATAATAGAGCTTGGCAACAGATTCCAGTTAATTCCTCCCGAGTTCAAACACGTGTAGAATATCAAAATCCGCCCTAATCCACCTTTACAGTGTAGATTTACAATAAATCGGACACAACCCAAGAGTTGGGATTTATCCTTGTTGTTTCTTGGTTGAGGCTCATATAAGCACTATTTGATATTCTATTACATTAATATATCAATcatccagtcagtggtattaattgagcacttactgtgtggagagcactgtactgagcacttgggagggtaaaaagagtatatatataataataataataatggcatttattaagcgcttactatgtgcaaagcactgttctaagcgctgaggaggttacaaggtgatcaggttgtcccacggggggctcacagtcttcatccccattttacagatgagggaactgaggcccagagaagttaagtgacttgcccaaagtcacacagctgacaagtggtggagtcgggatttgaacccatgacctctgactccaaagcctgggctatttccactgagccatgctgcttctcttgaagcagccacgctgcttctctttatataaAGAGTATttatacacatataaatatagAGATATACGTCTCAGTTATGCCAAGTTAGTTTCCCTCAATTCTCTAGTTCAAATCCCACCAGTACAATTTCTACCATTAATCCTTTTTAGGGTTGATTAACTGAATGTCCCACAACTTGTTTAATGAGTCTCCTTCAAGTAAAATACAACCGTATGAGTCACATTCCTAAAGGCAGGCTTATTCAAGTATCCGCAACTGAAATTTATATGAGTTGTCTAAATAGCTCAAGAATATAGGTTGAAAGGTTCTTAAAAAGCAAAACTATTATATGAGTTGTAGAATAAACTGGCATATTGTGGGTAATTAAAAAATCACAAGCAGAAATCTCTATGCTTCAACTGGATGAGAAATTCAGTTGcttttctatttctttctctttttcccccgcTTCCTATCCTTGCtagccttcttttctctccttgacTTTTTCCACCTCACCTACTATGATCCTCAActcttgtatgtgtgtgtatgtttatctctgtctctttctctcatgTTTACTGCCTCctctgtaatactaataataattatggtattttattaaagcactgtacttaactctgGAGTACATAGacgataattagtttggacataacctagtggcctagtggaaagagaatgggcccaggagtcagaggtcatgggttctaatctctgctccaccttgctgtgtgaccttgggcaagtcacttcctttccttgtgcctcagttacctcttctgtaaaatggggattaagactgggagtccttatgtgggagagggactttgtctaacctgcttatattgtatctcccccagtgcttagaacagtgtctggaacataggaagagcttaacaaatactattatcatcatcgttattattattatgcatttaacaaataccactgaacacacacactctctgccccaTATACAGCTCACCgtctaaggtaggagggagtaggatttaatctccattttacagataaggaaattgaggcacagagaagtagagtgatttgtccaagctcacacagcaggcaaagcggTGGAgcccaggttagaacccaggtcctctgactcccatgtgcacgctctttcctctagaccaagctgcttccatgTACCATTCTTAGTTTgcccttctcataataataataataatgataatgatggcatttataaagcacttactatgtgccaagcactgttctaagcgctgggaggtgggaatacaaggtaaccaaggttgtcccacgtggggctcactgtctcaatccccgttttacagataagggaactgaggcacagagaataataataatgatggcatttataaagcgcttactatgtgccaagcactgttctaagtgctgggaggggggaatacaagataaccaaggttgtcccacgtggggctcacagtctcaatccccgttttacagatgagggaactgaggcacagagaataataataatgatggcatttataaagcgcttactatgtgccaagcactgttctaagtgctgggagggggaatacaagataaccaaggttgtcccacgtggggctcacagtctcaatccccgttttacagatgagggaactgaggcacagagaataataataataatggcatttataaagcgcttactatgtgccaagcactgttctaagcgctgggaggggagaatacaaggtaaccaaggttgtcccatgtggggctcacagtctcaatccccgttttacagatgagggaactgaggcgcagagaataataataatgacggcatttataaagtgcttactatgtgccaagcactgttctaagcgctgggaggggggaatacaaggtaaccaaggttgtcgcacgtggggctcacagtctcaatccccattttatagatgagggaactgaggctcagagaataatagtaatgatggcatttataaagtgcttactatgtgccaagcactgttctaagcatcttcCTATTTGGCTGCCACTcaattttcctctccctttcgttGTTCCTGTCACCCTTCACCAAACACagatccctctcttcctctgttctTATACTTGTCTTCAGTTTCTTTTCCTTGTGTGCTGTGCccacccctttctttctcccttgtctctctccccatcttctcctaCTGCTTACTGCGCTCTCTCCCTATCTTCTCctatctttttctcccttttccctccatcctttATTGAAGGAGCACTTCTCCGGGAATCAGGAGAACTAAGCACCGTGCTACCTGTCTGATGTGTCCGATATGGGCAAAGACCAGTGCCCCCTCTGTAatgtgctgcatccctgcccacctctcacttggtgcactctgtgcctcagggaaaaCATGACCGGCAGGGATGAGGGAATGTGAGGAGACACTGTACAAGACCTAAGCGAtagaatcaattcctccacaCAGGTTCTCAGTCTTGAACAGAAGCTCATTGATTGTTCTTGGTGGgagcctctctctctccactcctccctttTTAATGAGATTTGTTgaacacctattatgtgccaagcacacatatctctgaggagatacaagataagcaggttagacacagtccctctcccatataagactcatagtcttaatccccttttagcagatgagataactctgAGAAGTAGAGAAGATaactagagaagctgcgtggctcagtggaaagagcccgggcttgggagtcagcggtcgtgggttcgaatccccattctgccacatgtctgctgtgtgaccttgggcaagtcacttaacttctctgagcctcagttacctcatctgtaaaatggggattaaaattgtgagccccacgtgagacaacctgatcaccttatatccccccagtgcttagaacagtgctttgcacatagcacttaaatgtcatcattattattattataacagaggcacagagaagttaaatgacttgcccaaggtcacacaacagacaagtggtggaaccgggattagaacccaagtcttctgactccaagttccatgctctttccactacattccCTTCTACAACTGCCTCATAGGTGGCCCTGTGGCTTTGCCTTTTGGAACTTTAGTTATTCATTACTACTCAAATGATTTTTGCTCACATCATGTCAATCAATAgatagcatttaatgagcacttgctctttggagagcatcgtactaagcaactgggagtgtACGGTACTCTAGAATTGGAAGGCATACTCCTAACCCAcaaggaactaacagtctagaggcagagcttATGTGTCCCAGAATCCTACATCCATTGGCTAATGAtggaagtgtacttcccaagtgcttagtacagtgctctgcacacagtaagcgctcaataaatacgattaattgattgattgattgatcatgaaagTTTTTTTGGTCTAAGGGAAAATGCTCAAAATTAAACAAACATAAATATGTGGGCATCAgaggatccatccatccatcagtggagtttattgagcatttatgtgcagagagctgtattaagctcctctcagggtcacatctgtagagtttccagtactctacaagtctcgactactggagggagagtaaagcagaggcatatccattccattcctagcttgggcagtggctagcaagtggaaggcaatctgctacaagtcaaaactcacctgtgccaagcagcagcagcatgggatagagtcgagggaggagactcaagtttactgtgcggaaggaggcaacggtaaaccatttccatatttttaccaagaaaactctccaaatacactaccagaacgattgcagatggaggtggggcgtcctgggagagatgtgtccatggcatcgctatgggtcgaagacgtcTCGACAGCATGACAGAaagactgtattaagcccttgggagagtaaaatacaatataatacaatataacattccctgcccctaacaagcttagagtccagagaatAACTGGCACTATTCAAttatgaaaatgaaagtaaagaaCTTTGAGCTAATAGCAGCTTTCTCTGTGCTCTCTTCTTTCAAATGGAACAGGTCCAAAAAATAATGCCTCGCAATACCTTCTTCTTTTCCATCCTGCGGAACCCTATTTCCTTGCTGGAATCCTCCTACGTCTATTTCAGATTTGCAGGCGCCTTCAAGAGAACCAAGACCCTGGATGAATTTCTGGCCTCCCCACTAAGTTACTATAACCCAAGAAGAGACATAGGCAACATGGTTGCGAGAAATTTCATGTGGTTCGATTTTGGCTACGATAACGACGCCAAAGACACCGAAGGCTATGTCCGCAGCAAAATAGAAGAGATTGAAGAGCGGTTCCAGCTGATCCTCATGGCGGATTATTTTGACGAGTCGATGGTCCTCCTGAAAAACACACTCTGCTGGGACCTGGATGACGTGGTCTACTTCAAGCTGAATTCCAGAAGTCGGGACTCCATCCAGACCCTGAGTCGGGAGAGTCGGGAGAAGGTGAAGGCCTGGTGCTCCCTGGACTGGCAGCTCTACCGCCACTTCAACGAGACGTTCTGGAGGAAGATCGAGTCCACCATCGGGCTGACGGACTTGGTCAGGGAGGTGGAGCTcctgagagagaggcagaaagagctcATGGCGGTCTGTATACAGGACAAGAAGGCTGTTGAGTGGTCCCAGATCAAAGAGAGGCAGCTACAGCCTGTACAATCAGGCCTGGCTCGAATTCTCGGGTATAATCTCAAGCCTTACTTAGATAATGAGACCAGGAAGAAGTGCCATAGGATGATCCTCCCTGAATTTTCCCATACAAACCTCATGTACAAACGTCAGTTCCCACACAAATCCCCCAAGATCACATAAATATTTCCTATGTGATGCCGTATTGTCTGATATAAACAGGTAAAAATCTATTAGCAGAACCTTAACTGCCATTTATGTTTGAGAAATAAAACTATATTTTCCATGCTCTATTATCTACCTGACTCTTCTCATGACTTCCTACACAGAAACACCTCCCCTTTGACAGATTtacccttcttctctttctctgtaaATTTCATTATCTTTAGAGCTCCACAGTTGCAAAATGACTTCCCTGGGCTACATCCCAGGATCCAGCAAATAATGGGAGCTTCTTTGAAAGCTAGAGCTCATAAATCAGCTTTTGACCTGGTACCCCTTTCCCCCAGGCCCATTCAGGGCTGCCCTTGATTTGTTTTTTGATgacccttgattttttttttaaatgccagcTGACTTAGGGGTTCACTCTTGAACATTTTAAATTGCGCCCTCCTATTTAAGAGATAAAGTTTGACAATGGTACCATTGATGGGCTGATGATTCTTCAGTGAGCTCAGGGGTCAGACATGGAGTATCAATTTGCCATCTCTGAAGCAGATTCACCCGGAGCCTAATTCACTCTAAAATCCCATCAGCCATCCTCCCCACTTGGCGTTTTTCAGTTTATTGATTCCAACAAAAGCTGACTTTTGTTGACAGTTACCTCTATAATTTTCTTCTTGTGCTCACTCTCCAAATtcaatcagctttaaggcactcaatcagctcgcacACCTCCTTGTCTTTACTACTCTGCCATTACACCCCAAGCCACACTCTTCAcatttctaatgccaacctactcaatgtgcctGGTTCTCATCTCTTCCCAATAACCTCTTGCTTACATCTttccttctgcttggaactccctcctccttcacatctgacagactaccactttcTCCATCTTTGAAGCCCGGCCCACCCCTTAGCCACATCTATCCGGCCCTCCCCACAATTCTTTGAAACTTCCATTCCCACAGCTCCCATTATGTgggcctccccaccctggcctggctttaaaaaaaattgcttcATTGCCAACTGTACTCCTTTCATCCTTTAAAGTCTGTGTTTCCCAAGGCCAATGAAGCCTTAGGTATTTAATGGGGCTAGTCAGGGGCAAAgataccagtcagtcagtcagtcatatttattgagcacttactgtgtgcaaggcactattctaagcccttgggagaacacaatataacaacagacacattccctgcccacaacaaacttacattccagaggggggCTTGAGAGGAAACAGCTAATAAAGACCGCTATACACCacagatattcaataaatactgacagtgaggatgatgatgatgtggaatgTGATTCATAGGAAACAGAAGACAACGTCCAGGGCCTCAAGGCATTTACAGTGTCAAAGGAAGGAAATAATACTGATAAAAGTACTATTTCAAGAGAGACAAGGAGTGAAACTGTTGAATGAAAGGACCTATTAATTAGAACCAGGCGAAGTGCTGTGAGCAAAACTTTCAAGCGGGCAGGAGTAGAAAGAGTGGTCCAAAATTTGCTGGAGAAGAAAGCAGAAACAGGTGGGCGGGGATGGATGGTAGCATCAGTGAGAGTGAGGCACGGATAGAGAAACACAGTAACACACAATCCCTTACGCTCACATGCTTGTAAGCGCAGGTACTTACACATGCATGTCCATGAACACAAATACACAACCAGTCTGAAGGGGTAGAGGCAGAAACGGGGAGTCCTGGGCTTCACCTTTTTGTACTCCCCccacctttcttctcctctaCCTCTGCCTTCATTCTGGTCCCTATCCCGTTCTGCCTAAGGTAGCCAAATTCCCACCTGCCTTCGATTTCAACCTTTTATCCAGACCCAAGCTCAGATCCAATACCTGAACCCCTGCTACCGTGGCTTTCCGTGGATTTTAAagcatagcagcatggcttagtggaaagagcatgggtctgagattcagaggacctggattctaatcccggctccgtcacttgcctgctgtgtgaccttgggcaagtcacttcacttctctggccctcagtcccctcacctttaaaatggaaattaatactgtgagcctgatgtagggtagggactgtatccaaaccgatttgcttgtatacccaccactgccactgcttagttcagtgcctggcacatagtaagtgcttaacaaataccattactagtattattattattatataatgtattcTATATtgtattatcttattattataaaatggcagAACATATCTCAAATACCCAAATCTAGCCTATTGCAAGGATTGCCCCAGCTTCCCAGTAGCACCCAGAGGTCGGGAATGAAAATAAGACCTCAGCAGCACAGTCAACATCATCAGCTCTGCACCAACCCCAAGGACTCAGGACACTTGACTCCTCCAGCCCCAAAACCCCAATCCTGCCACTAGCCCCCAAGCCTAGCCCATACCTAGACCTACTTTCACCCTGCATGATGAGCTATCTTTCTAAGGAAGGCAATATGCCTTCATTATAAGACACACTATATGTGTCTTAtaatgaatttattgagagcctcctgtgagccaagcattgtcctaagcattggggagagtacaatacaaggtaaggtcgttgtgagcagggaacgtgtctactgattctatcccaagcgcttagtacagtgctctgcacacagtcagcgttccataaataccactgactgattactggATGGCAGGTGGTATATATtcctgccttctatcactcctcaactccactgacttacggcttcaccccacctcacccacttctcaacttggacacacactctatctcatcatctctagtcactattcactctctaccctcaccaactctgaatacCTCTAActgaccacagcctcctcacccaccttctctcccacacaccccctccccacaaatctatcctgttcctccacagagacctccaatcttttaacCCCATCCAATTTGCTCAAGTCACCGTGCCCCATTTAGTCTTCACATCCAAActatcttcccttgatgaccaaattgatgccctcaacaccaccctctctactgaactcaaatcAATCGCTCTCCTAACCCTTTGCCAATGCTGTACCACTAATCTTCATTCCTGGATCACCTCAGAAGTCCACTCTCTTCGCTTCTGTGCATGAGTCGTAGAGAGCcgctggcggaaatctagatatcaggctgacttcatccacttcaagttcataCTTGCCTgctttagctctgccctctcctcggcCTGACAACATCACTTCTCCATCACTGAATTCCATCCTCATTGCCTTCATCAgctgtttcagatatttaacttccttctcagcatggctcagtggaaagagcccaggcttgggagtcagaggtcatggattctaatcccggctccgccacatgtctgctgtgtgaccttgagcaagtcacttaacttctgtgagcctcagtgatctcatctataaaatggggattaagactgtgaaccccatgtgggacaacctgatcaccttgtatcccccccagggcttagtacagtgctttacacatactaagcacttaacaaatgtcattattattattattattattctcaaacccccttcctctcctccctccacgcCTCCTcatcccctaatgacctggccacataatttcttgagaaaattgaaaccatctggTAAAATGTCCCTGAAATCTCCCCTATTCCTttgcagtccctccctcctcctgccccttcttcaactctcccatcattcccagtagtatctcaagaggtGATTTCCAGCCTCCTCTTAAATTCCACACCCTCCTCTTGTTCCTCTGGCCCTATCCTTTTACACTTTATTAAAGTGTTTGCCCCCTCCCTTATTCCCCCAACCAacatcaactgttcactctccaatagcatcttctctactgctttcaaacatattcttgcctttcctaaaaaaaaaatcctcccttgaccccacagttcccttTTCAgttatccccccatctccctACTACTATCCCTAtcccaactccttgagcaagttgtccacacccactgtctccaattcctctcctccatttctctccgtgacccccttccaatctggtttccacccgcttcattccacagaaactaccctctcaaaggccaccagtgCCAAATCCATCAACCTCTATTCCCTCCTAGATTGGaccatgtctaccccagtgctcagtacagtgcctggcacatagtaagagcttaacaaataacattaaaaaaaaaaaggattgaaaAATCCTGATGAGCTTTTAAGGCACAAGACAGAATTTGCACCACATCAAACCCCCCAAAAATAAATGTACCAAATACACACCATAATGAAATCAAGAGACATTTTATTATAATGTTTTGTGTGGGATACAGTGTTCTGGTTAGCCCTAACTCCGTAACTTCCATGACTTTTACTCTAGTCGTTTAAGAACAATTGTCACGGACAataaaaaaagatatttgttcCCCCCTCCCACACGCAAGACAAAAGTGGTATTTCACCAGCGATAGCCCCATACCCACTGAATAGCGTAGCTAATCCTGGGACAGTCTCCACCAACATTCTCCACATTTTCAGAAGAGCCGGAAAGAAGGCAAGAGTTCGGTCCATAAGTGATTCATAGATGAGGGGTTTTCCAGGGGACTGAATGGAAAACAGTAGCTTTC
The sequence above is a segment of the Tachyglossus aculeatus isolate mTacAcu1 chromosome 7, mTacAcu1.pri, whole genome shotgun sequence genome. Coding sequences within it:
- the LOC119930463 gene encoding galactose-3-O-sulfotransferase 2-like — encoded protein: MSRRPRPSLQDLQWERTLLLEKAEGYGSRAGGEVSHVGWRSVGSLKTEWDFHIGDAANKMYLLRAGVLRAPRKDQKKAQVQEILNFMFSPVLPSLRNTLFYRLSFWLPYLLLASPKPILCQPSTNIMFLKTHKTGSSTILNVLFRFAEKRNLTVALPIGKKFSFGYPSPFLVNYVEDFQTTGPNHNIMGNHLRFNFPEVQKIMPRNTFFFSILRNPISLLESSYVYFRFAGAFKRTKTLDEFLASPLSYYNPRRDIGNMVARNFMWFDFGYDNDAKDTEGYVRSKIEEIEERFQLILMADYFDESMVLLKNTLCWDLDDVVYFKLNSRSRDSIQTLSRESREKVKAWCSLDWQLYRHFNETFWRKIESTIGLTDLVREVELLRERQKELMAVCIQDKKAVEWSQIKERQLQPVQSGLARILGYNLKPYLDNETRKKCHRMILPEFSHTNLMYKRQFPHKSPKIT